Proteins from one Caulobacter sp. 73W genomic window:
- a CDS encoding flagellar biosynthetic protein FliO, producing the protein MGFVDFIRAVAALGLTLGLIGLAAWLMRKYGPEWMLKVQLEKKQRRMTLVETLPLDPTRRLVLVKLDGEERLIMLGEGRLLATQPALPEVETAPETQA; encoded by the coding sequence ATGGGATTTGTCGACTTCATCCGCGCCGTGGCGGCCCTGGGACTAACGCTTGGCCTGATCGGCCTGGCGGCCTGGCTGATGCGCAAGTACGGCCCGGAATGGATGCTCAAGGTCCAGCTTGAGAAGAAGCAGCGCCGCATGACGCTGGTGGAAACCCTGCCCCTCGATCCGACCCGCCGCTTGGTGCTGGTGAAGTTGGATGGCGAAGAGAGGCTGATCATGCTGGGCGAAGGCCGCCTTCTGGCCACCCAGCCCGCCCTGCCCGAAGTCGAGACCGCCCCGGAGACCCAAGCGTGA
- a CDS encoding flagellar biosynthesis protein FlgB, whose translation MNPLDIPVFAMLKSRLGYLSQRERVISQNVANSDTPAYKAKDLRAFTFDAALGSSGLRPGVSTTHTSAMHLSPPKRQISAQQRELRPYDAPDSDTTLDGNAVSLEDQMLKMADAKMNYDAAIGFYQRSLGMLRMAAQKPR comes from the coding sequence ATGAACCCGCTCGATATTCCAGTCTTCGCAATGCTCAAGAGCCGGCTCGGCTATCTGAGCCAGCGCGAGCGTGTGATCTCCCAGAACGTCGCCAACTCCGACACCCCGGCCTACAAGGCCAAGGACTTGCGGGCGTTCACGTTCGATGCGGCCCTGGGCTCTTCGGGCCTGCGGCCGGGGGTTTCGACGACTCATACCTCGGCGATGCACCTGTCGCCGCCCAAGCGGCAGATTTCCGCCCAGCAGCGGGAGCTGCGTCCGTACGACGCGCCCGATTCCGACACGACCCTCGACGGCAACGCGGTCTCGCTCGAAGACCAGATGCTGAAGATGGCGGACGCCAAGATGAATTACGACGCGGCCATCGGTTTCTACCAACGGTCGCTCGGCATGCTGCGCATGGCCGCGCAGAAGCCGCGGTAA
- the flgC gene encoding flagellar basal body rod protein FlgC, giving the protein MPQINSQTATAQAVAASALRAQQARMRIIAENIANADSTARTPGGDPYRRQNPIFEPHAVGGGEGVRLSRVEPDQKAFKQEFNPGHPGADATGYVKMPNVETLVESLDMRAAQRAYEANLNVIETARSMDSKTLDILKR; this is encoded by the coding sequence ATGCCGCAGATCAATTCGCAGACCGCAACCGCCCAGGCCGTCGCCGCCTCGGCCCTTCGCGCCCAGCAGGCGCGCATGCGGATCATCGCCGAAAACATCGCCAACGCCGATTCCACCGCCCGCACCCCGGGCGGCGATCCGTATCGACGCCAGAACCCGATCTTCGAACCGCACGCCGTTGGCGGCGGGGAGGGCGTGCGCCTGTCGCGGGTCGAGCCCGACCAGAAGGCGTTCAAGCAAGAATTCAACCCCGGTCACCCGGGCGCCGACGCCACCGGCTACGTGAAGATGCCGAACGTCGAGACCCTGGTGGAATCGCTCGATATGCGCGCCGCCCAGCGCGCCTACGAAGCGAACCTAAACGTCATCGAGACCGCGCGCTCGATGGACAGCAAGACCCTCGACATTCTCAAGCGCTAG
- a CDS encoding flagellar hook-basal body complex protein FliE, with the protein MITPLSAAKAYASTQGISPMGSLSDGVASLSNSRQKTFGDMLEFVMGDAVQASRAAEGQIAKQAAGKAELLDVVTAISSAEASLETVMAVRDQVISAYQEIMRMPI; encoded by the coding sequence ATGATCACTCCGCTCAGCGCCGCCAAGGCCTACGCCAGCACCCAGGGCATCTCGCCGATGGGCAGCCTGTCCGACGGCGTGGCCAGCCTGTCCAACTCCCGCCAGAAGACCTTCGGCGACATGCTGGAATTTGTCATGGGCGACGCGGTCCAGGCCTCGCGCGCCGCCGAAGGCCAGATCGCCAAGCAGGCGGCCGGCAAGGCCGAGCTGCTGGACGTGGTCACCGCGATCTCCTCCGCCGAGGCCAGTCTGGAGACGGTCATGGCCGTCCGCGACCAGGTGATCAGCGCGTATCAGGAAATCATGCGCATGCCGATCTGA
- the fliQ gene encoding flagellar biosynthesis protein FliQ, translating to MTGPEVIDIGRDAIWLTLQLCAPALIVGLIVGVGIGLLQALTQIQEATLVFAPKIVAVFITLLLALPLMGALMSGFMRQIAARIAGM from the coding sequence ATGACCGGCCCCGAAGTCATCGATATCGGCCGTGACGCCATCTGGCTGACGCTGCAGCTCTGCGCGCCGGCCCTGATCGTCGGCCTTATCGTCGGTGTCGGCATCGGCCTGCTGCAGGCCCTGACCCAGATCCAGGAAGCCACCCTGGTCTTCGCTCCCAAGATCGTGGCCGTGTTCATCACCCTGCTGCTGGCCCTGCCGCTGATGGGGGCCCTGATGTCGGGCTTCATGCGCCAGATCGCCGCGCGCATCGCGGGAATGTAG
- the fliR gene encoding flagellar biosynthetic protein FliR — protein sequence MEYYATAAQVYAGGLVFARLGAMVMLIPGFGDDAVPPRIRLAFAFLMALLITPIVAANVGGPPGTVGEMGGAVIKEVLVGLMIGMILRALTAALNVAGEIIAIQTTLSFAQTVDPAQGMNGNAISSFLGLLGVMIIMTTDLHHLFLGAIVRSYSLFPFTQPVDVNDGVTLMIRTVADAFALGVQLAAPIIVFSLVLNVAVGLISRVMPQFQIFFVTSPLSVLMGLSILALGLGIIGVVWADRYRALLQVFN from the coding sequence TTGGAATACTACGCGACCGCAGCCCAGGTTTACGCCGGCGGTCTGGTCTTCGCCAGGCTCGGCGCGATGGTCATGCTGATCCCCGGCTTCGGCGACGACGCGGTGCCGCCGCGCATCCGGCTGGCCTTCGCCTTCCTCATGGCGCTGCTGATAACGCCCATCGTGGCCGCCAATGTCGGCGGCCCGCCCGGGACCGTCGGCGAGATGGGCGGGGCGGTGATCAAGGAGGTCCTGGTCGGCCTGATGATCGGGATGATCTTGCGGGCCCTGACCGCCGCCCTGAACGTGGCCGGTGAAATCATCGCCATCCAGACCACCCTGTCCTTCGCCCAGACGGTCGATCCGGCCCAGGGCATGAACGGCAACGCCATCAGCAGCTTCCTGGGCCTGCTGGGTGTCATGATCATCATGACCACCGACCTGCACCATCTCTTCCTGGGAGCGATCGTGCGCTCCTACAGCCTGTTCCCGTTCACCCAGCCGGTTGACGTGAACGACGGCGTCACCCTGATGATCCGGACCGTGGCCGACGCCTTCGCCCTGGGGGTGCAACTGGCGGCGCCGATCATCGTCTTCTCGCTGGTGCTCAACGTCGCCGTCGGCCTGATCAGCCGGGTGATGCCGCAGTTCCAGATTTTCTTCGTCACCTCGCCGCTCAGCGTCCTCATGGGCCTGTCGATCCTCGCCCTCGGGCTGGGGATCATCGGCGTCGTCTGGGCCGACCGCTATCGGGCCCTGCTCCAGGTCTTCAACTAG
- the flhB gene encoding flagellar biosynthesis protein FlhB — MAELDDKTEEATPRKLSQAREKGDVPKSQDVSQLATLVGGVAVLMSMGGFFAQRLMNDLLPFIAHPNEFPMDEAGALEVGLQAVRAALPMVATVTTVAALAGACSHLFQSGIMFTPDKLKPDLKKLNPLSAFKRIYGPDGLVQFAKTFVKLVVTAIVAYVTIRPHIPELQNLAWLAPSAMMPLAIKLLKSLIWAVLILLIATAAFDYFFQRIRFAQRMRMSKEEVKEEHKQSDGDPHVKARQRQIRMQQSRRRMMQNVPKATVVVMNPTHYAVALRYEPGETAAPICVAKGVDDIALKIRGVAEEHGVTVIEDPPLARSLYASVEVDDEIPAEHFEAVAKIISFILNKGKKSGQRARPL; from the coding sequence ATGGCGGAGTTGGACGACAAGACAGAAGAAGCAACCCCGCGAAAACTCTCGCAGGCGCGGGAGAAGGGCGACGTTCCCAAATCCCAGGACGTCTCGCAGCTGGCCACACTGGTCGGCGGGGTGGCGGTGCTGATGTCCATGGGCGGGTTCTTCGCCCAGCGGCTGATGAATGACCTGTTGCCGTTCATCGCACACCCCAACGAGTTTCCCATGGACGAGGCCGGAGCCCTGGAGGTCGGCCTTCAGGCGGTCCGCGCGGCCCTGCCCATGGTGGCGACGGTGACGACGGTGGCCGCCCTGGCGGGGGCGTGCAGCCACCTGTTCCAAAGCGGCATCATGTTCACGCCGGACAAGCTGAAGCCGGATCTGAAGAAGCTGAACCCACTGTCGGCCTTCAAGCGGATTTACGGTCCCGACGGCCTGGTCCAGTTCGCCAAAACGTTCGTGAAGCTCGTGGTCACGGCCATCGTCGCCTACGTGACGATCCGCCCGCACATTCCCGAGCTGCAGAACCTCGCCTGGCTGGCGCCCAGCGCCATGATGCCCCTGGCAATCAAGCTGCTGAAGTCGCTGATCTGGGCGGTGCTGATCCTGCTGATCGCCACCGCTGCCTTCGACTACTTTTTCCAGCGCATCCGCTTCGCTCAGCGCATGCGCATGTCCAAGGAAGAGGTGAAGGAAGAGCACAAGCAGTCGGACGGCGACCCGCACGTCAAGGCCCGCCAGCGCCAGATCCGCATGCAGCAGTCGCGGCGGCGGATGATGCAGAACGTTCCCAAGGCGACGGTCGTGGTGATGAACCCAACTCACTACGCCGTGGCCCTGCGCTACGAGCCGGGGGAGACGGCCGCGCCCATCTGCGTGGCCAAGGGCGTCGACGATATCGCCCTGAAGATACGCGGCGTCGCCGAGGAGCATGGGGTGACGGTGATCGAGGATCCGCCCCTGGCCCGGTCCCTCTACGCCAGCGTCGAGGTGGATGACGAGATCCCGGCCGAGCACTTCGAGGCCGTGGCCAAGATCATCAGCTTCATTCTCAACAAGGGCAAGAAGAGCGGGCAGCGCGCGCGTCCGCTCTAA